The sequence below is a genomic window from Lolium perenne isolate Kyuss_39 chromosome 4, Kyuss_2.0, whole genome shotgun sequence.
TCACAAGACAGACATAGTAACCGTTGATTACCACACGCCAACTTTAAGTGCCGAAACATGAATCGCAATCAAGCCCACAGCTGCAGTGCACAACAATCCAAATCTGTAACATTTTGTGTCTTGCATAAAATGTTTGAATCTCTGGTAGTCATAGCTCACTACAAAAGTTTAAAATGGCAGACTAGTGGAATCTGTTAGCCATAGCCAACACTAAAGTTCAAGATGGCAGACTTCATGAGAATATAACCGCTATTCGCCTATTCCCCCCTGGGGCAACAGCACACAACATTTACATTTCTCTCACTGATGTCTAGAGGAACGATGACCATAGAAGTTTCCCCTGGTTTTCTTCTCCAACAAAGCAGGACCAAAGTGAAAAATCTGCAGAATAAAATGATCTCAGATAACTCAATGCAACAGTCATAACTTCTTAAACCAGTTAAAATTTATTCATAGCAGATTGCGGAAACAATCTAATGCTCACCTTGATATCTCGTATACTAgtagcatcatcttcatgtgcaAAGTTAACCATGCATCCAGATAGTATGTCCAGGCATTGCCGATCACAAGTACTGCACAAATATGACAAGGACAAATTTAGACAACAGAAGTAACGAATCAGATTTCAAATGCGCCAGAAACATTCTTTGCTAAGCACTTTGGGAAACTGTACAGCAGACCAACTGTTCAAAATTAACTAGTGTTACAGGATCACAAGCTGTAGAGCAAATGCAGACCCAGTTACATTTACACAACAGATTCTAGTTTACCTTTTCTACATCAGGAGGAATTGACCAGTTTTGGATGTCCAGTTTTCTTGTCGATCTCCACTCTTAGGCCTATATCTGCAATCTCTGGAGTTAAGATTGGTTCTTGCATCTGAAGTTCAGAGACCTCCTTCTGGTTTTCCTCATTTTCTTCAAGCAAGTTCTTCACAGCTAGCAAACCCCACTCCCTCAAGTATGCATTTCCTTCATCAATGACACACTGCTGCAATAGCAACATGATCCCATTTAGCTGCCTAACCTCATCCTGCACCTGTTTCCTTCCGTGCAAGCAATTGGCAATGATGGCAACTATATCTCTCCTGTAACCGTTGTATGGGCAGACTTTTGCACTTGCAAGGGCTGGTTGTTGATCTCCTTGTTCCTTTGCAATCGCTTTTCTGATtgtacttgggagctcaagatcacGTAGGTACTTCAGAAGGTGTTTTACAAGACCAGTTTGCAACAGTGAGTCAACAGGAGCTTCACTCTCTGACGAAGCGGGTTCCCATGCACATATGTCCTTCAAGAGCAGCAACGAATATCCAAGGACATCGATTTCAGGGCAACCAGTTGGAAGAGAAGAGCTACCCCGGCAAGTAAAATCCACATTCTCAGCAGCATGCTTCTGCACATTCAGGACGTGAAGTGCAAAACTGTTTGAGACAATAACTTCTTCAGGTCGTTCGGTCAAACATCTTGACAATGTACCCAGAAGAAATGCATGCTTAGCAGTAAACCCATTTCCAGATTCACCACCATCACTATGCTCAGCACTATCAGTTGAACCTAAGGCTGTAAACAAGGTTTCAAACATCTCCTCTTCAACACAGATTTTGACGAGAAGCCACTCCAACCATTCTTCCTTGTGCCCCACTGCAATTGGTAATTAAGGTTATGACCATACACAAGCAAACCATGGAAGGAATGGGAGAACCAAATGAATCAACCAGAGAACAAAGTGCGACCTTTGACTACATCCTAGTTATAATAAGTAAACAAATAAGGTAACCATAACATCTGTATGTCAATGTTTAAGTAAAATTGTCTTCCAATGGTTATATATGGTTCTCTGGTACATATGCCACAGGCAAGTTTAGACTATGCACTTCAAGACATGCGCCATGCAGCAATCTGAGGAAACACATTGTAACAGTTCCAACTATGAAGCAACTGACGAATACTTCAGCAAACATAACAACCTGTGATACCACATTGTTTGTTACCAAGAAGTAGGAACAGGTTGTGCAATTGTGCTAACATGCTTTAAAAAGTTGAACCAAACAAGCAGGTGCTATGAACTAAAGTTCTCCAAAAAAAAAGTATTCCCTGAATAATCACAATCAACCGGTAAATGCACTACCATCCCTGAATATTACTTGTTCCTTAGCAAAAAAACGTAAGCATTCAACATCTGATATATCCAATTCAACAAAACGCATGCTCATAGTTGCTCACTTATTTTACACTTGGCCAAATACTTCCATTGCTGAAATAATCTGCAATGTGCACATTGTACTTGTATCAAACCAATCCACAGCATGGCAACCGTAACACAGATTCATAAGAATAAGCAACCCGTAATTTTACATTTAAAAAACTAGAAGATGCAGCTAAGAAACAAATTGCAAATCAAGGCATCTAGCAGCAGACATGATGTGTGAATGGGAGAACCAAATGAATCAACCAGAGAACACGGAGCGACCTTTGACTACATCCTAGTTATAACAAGTAAAAAAATAAATAAGGTAACAATAACATCCATATGCCAATGCTAAGTAAAATTGTCTTCCAAAGGTCATATTTGGTTTTCTGGTACGTATGTCACAGGCAACTTTAGACTCTGCACTTTTAAGACATGAGCCATGCAGCTATCTGAGGAAACACATTGTAATAGTTCAAACTATAAAGCAATTGACGAATACTTTAGCAACATATTGAACCTACATTGCTGCTTACCAAGAAGTAGGAACAGGTTGTGCAATCGTGCTAACATGCTTTAAAAAGTTGAACCAAACAAACAGGTGCTATGAATTCAAGTTCTCCAAATAAAAAGTATTCCCTGAATAATCAAAATCAAACGGTAAATGCACTACCACCACTGAATATTACTTGTTCCTTAGCAATGAAACATAGGCATCCAACATCTGATATATCCAATTCGATCAAAGGCATGTTCATAGCTGCTGACTTATTCAACACTTGGCCAAACACTTCCATTGCTGAAATAATCTACAATGTGCACATCCTACTTGTATTGAACCAATCCACAGCATGGCAACCGTAACACAGATTCATAAGAATAAGCAACCCGTAATTTTATATTTATAAAAAACTAGAAGATGCAGCTACGAACCAAATTGCAAATGTAGGCTCTAGCAGCAGACATGCGTGAATGTGCAGAATCAGAATCCGATAATGGCGAGACTCACCTCGCGAGGCGGTAGTGACGAGTTGGACGAGTATCGGCAGCCCCACGTCCTGATGGCAGAGCTCCCGGAGCCTCGCGCGGCCggcctcgccggagcagcaggtGTCGAGCACCATGCAGAGCGGGTCCACGACCCCCGCGTCCGGGACCCCGGCGAGCTCCCGCAGCGGCCCCGGGAAGAGCGCGTCCCAGACGGCCTCGCGGTTCCGGTCCCCGCCGAGCGCGGCGTTGCCGAGCGCCTGGAGCGCGGCGCGCGCGACGTCGGGGGCGAGGGAGGGGAGGGCGAGCACGGAGGAGGCGACCGCGGCGGGGCCCGAGAGGAGCACGAAGGTGCGCTGGTTGTTGGAGTCGCCCGCGAGGAGGTTGCGGACGAGGCGGAGGCGCAGGAGGAGCAGCGGCACCGGGGAGGCGGGCAGGAGGCAGAGGGTGTCGCTGAGCGCGTCGGCGAGCGCGGCCCGGCCCTCCCGGGTCCTCGCGGCCTCCAGGAGCGCGGTCAGGGTctcctcgtcctcgacctccATGATGGGGGGCCGGCGGGAGggaggaggaagcggcggcggcggcggcggcggcggcgctggggcGGAGGACTTTGCGAGGATGGGGGCAGCAGAGCAGAGGGCGGCGGTGTGGTTCGGGTGAAGATGGTCTGGTCGGTTTGTGGAGGCAGCGGTGTAGTTCGGGTGAAGCTTCTAGTAGTGGCTGTAAAATATTTTTGAGCAACAAACTTCAGAtcatgtagatgttgatattttctGCGTACTAATTCGAGCAAGAAATTTTAGAGCATCTAGAAATGTGTGAAATATCATCAAATCATGTAGATGTTGACTGTCATTCAGATGATATTCAAACAATGGGTGAACAAACAGGATCAATCACGTAATTGCACCTTAAACCCAACAAGGTGTGTGAATGTTTCACTAAAGAACCAAAGATTCTCACTGACAAAGCATTACAACAATCACGCACGCAGGCCGCAGCTCCAACTTTACAAACTTACAATTCAGACAGAAATTAACCTAAGCAGGCCCCCCAGCTTTTTTCTTCCCCTGCCCTGCCAGATAGCCTAAAAGCATTCGCGGTTTGCACGCTTATTGCAGCCAGGCACGGTTGATCAGTGGCCGTTGGATATCGGCGCAGCGGCACCCTTCACGGCGTAGAACCTTCGGTACATGGAGTCGACATGGGTGAGATAGTAGGTCCCTGTGGCGAGCAAGGATGTGTCCTGGCTGGTGACGAAATCCTTCGCACCGTAGCGGTGCTCACCCAGCTTCAGCGCCTCAACGAACTGCTTCGGTGGGACCTGCCGTAGAAGATATATGGTGAGACAGAGCCAAGCTTGAGGTTTGCAATGAGTAAGGTCAATGCAGCGAGTGACATGGTATTGTAGCCCTGGCAATTAAACCACAATGAACGCTGATGATAAACGGAGAACTTCATGAAAGACTTACGATATGCCTAGACTGCAATTTGTTGGAAATATCCATTATGCTTGCAATGTTCGATAGGCTGAATGGATGCTGGCCTTCGTTAATTTTGAGGGAGAACATTGTCGACGTCATGCCACTGCCATAAGAAAACATGACAATCCTCTGGCCTGCCTGAACATTTCAAAAGAGGAAACGGAAATGGGAGAGGTTAATTTAGTTTGATGTTTATCAGAACCGAAGAAAAACCAGGAGCGTGATTTATACCAGAGTATCATGTTTGTTATGGAGAACTGATGCAAAAGCAGCATAGAGTGATGCCGTGTACATATTCCCGAGTTCTTTTGGGATCAATGTTGTTGGTTGAACCTTGGTACCATACAGGTTCTTTGCAACTTGCTGACAAACCTGCATATATAAGGTAGCACAAATTAACTTCGAAGCATGAGTtattgcatggaagaactttttgAGTGATTTAACTTTTATTTACCTTCTCAAGGTCTCGGCTCTGATAGCTTTCCTCAGATGACAGGCTCGAAAAGGGTTCCAATTTTTCTCTCAAGTCTTTGTCAACAGTACTATTTGACCAAACAGAAATTTTAGTCAGTAAGAAAGTActaatatttttttttttgaacaaaagaAAGTACTAATAAAAAATATAGAGGCATATAGTTCCTAATACAGTACTGACTAACCTGCAGTTTCTCAAGAAGTCATTGTAGTATAAACGAGCAAAACTTTTCTGTACAAGCTGCACATAGAAAAACATAGAAAAGATTGTAAACAATAGTATGATACAAAACAAATGACCATACATGGTGTATCTCAAATTGCAATGGTGTGATGCCCAAACAGTGACCATGATTATAGGAACTGCATTCTGGGAACAAGTGCAGATGGTAGACTGTTTTCACAATATTGTCTGTGTAATTGGCAGTTCCACTGAGATGCCAAAGGGTACATAGAGCGGGGTTTTATCATACCTTGTTGTATGGAGAATGGAATACAAAAGAATCTGCATCTACAATTGAAAATTGCTTCCCCTCAATCTTCTCATACCTGAAAGATTAAAGAGATCAGTTCTGGTCAAATCAATGGTCAGCTTGATTAACCCGTGTAAGTGAGAGGATTACAACTTACCTTTTGCAGAAGGTTTTGTAGCAAGAATCCAGTGCCACGAGATAGCACGTCTGTGATAGCTTCCCATCAACCACCTGCATGTAATTTATATCTTGTAAAAAGGGATGTTCACATTGGCAGACCACATAAATTCATTTCCAGTATATTTCAAGAGTGGTCAATCTAAACAGAGTTTGGCTGCATGAATTGTCAAAAATTGTGATGTACCGGATATTCACTCGCAAGATCAGGCTTGTAGAAGTCATAAACATGTGCCATATGAGATCCTCTATATTTGCTTTCAAATGAAATAGGAGCATTTGGTCCAATCAACATTGCAATAGCAGCTGCACCGCCAGTAGGACGAGCTGGCCCTTCAGcataaacctgataagttgtcaacATGGACCTAAGATGTCAGCATCAGGAATACTTGTTGTCACGGTCAAGTAATACAGTTTTGTGTTCCGGTCACAAAATCAGATTGCATACCGCGCTGTCTGTGCAAACAACGAGTCCATAACGCCCGTCCCATGAGTTGCTCTCGACCCAATTAACACAGTTAAACAAAGCAGCTGTTCCTCCATAGCACGCATTTGAGGAGTCAACTCCTTCAATGTCAGTATTACCACATTCCTGCGTTTAGAGAATAGTGTTACGGGAAATACTTTACCAAAAGGAATTGTCTGCTTGTAAATAGAAGTACTAGCCTTTCCAAAAAAAAGTACTGGTGTTGCAGAAATCTTAAAATAATGCCTAAGAGTTTTGAAAATTGAAATACATAACATATTATTTAGTTATGTACATAAGACGTGCTAGACAAAGTTACACCTAGAAATAAAAAAAAACTTGTTAGCATATTCTTACTGAATGAAACAAACCTCGAAAATTTGCATCAACCATGTCTTTATAGACTTGCTCTTGTCTATAACAGTTTCACTGCCAACTTCCAAACGTCCAATGCACTTTGGATCGATCTTATAATTTTCCAGGAGGGACTTCACCACTGTCAAGCTGAGAGAAAGTCTTAATCAGTTAAATGATATAAGCAGGAATAAAATGGTAAAGAATATATTGTTCAGACATTAAAAACACAACATGTTCATGTCTGGTTTTGATGTCCAAACACTTGAGATGATATCAATTGTTTGGACTTCAGAGGCAAATACAGGGCATCTCGAAGGCTGTATAGTTACGTTAACAGCCAACCATATTGTACTTTTTTTTCTCTAACATCGCTAGTAGTTGGTAGATCGAGCAGTATAGTCAAGTAGTACGAGCATAAGTCCGGAGGAAGACCAAGAAAAAAGATAGGAGAATATGAGTATTTTGTACTTAGGAAGATAATCATACCTCATTGAAATGACATCCTCCACTTCAGTGCAAAAGGCCATGCTATCCTGCCCAAGCCCAATG
It includes:
- the LOC127297351 gene encoding uncharacterized protein, translated to MEVEDEETLTALLEAARTREGRAALADALSDTLCLLPASPVPLLLLRLRLVRNLLAGDSNNQRTFVLLSGPAAVASSVLALPSLAPDVARAALQALGNAALGGDRNREAVWDALFPGPLRELAGVPDAGVVDPLCMVLDTCCSGEAGRARLRELCHQDVGLPILVQLVTTASRVGHKEEWLEWLLVKICVEEEMFETLFTALGSTDSAEHSDGGESGNGFTAKHAFLLGTLSRCLTERPEEVIVSNSFALHVLNVQKHAAENVDFTCRGSSSLPTGCPEIDVLGYSLLLLKDICAWEPASSESEAPVDSLLQTGLVKHLLKYLRDLELPSTIRKAIAKEQGDQQPALASAKVCPYNGYRRDIVAIIANCLHGRKQVQDEVRQLNGIMLLLQQCVIDEGNAYLREWGLLAVKNLLEENEENQKEVSELQMQEPILTPEIADIGLRVEIDKKTGHPKLVNSS
- the LOC127297350 gene encoding hydroxymethylglutaryl-CoA synthase gives rise to the protein MEAERVKDVGILAMDIYFPPNCVRQEELETHDGVSKGKYTIGLGQDSMAFCTEVEDVISMSLTVVKSLLENYKIDPKCIGRLEVGSETVIDKSKSIKTWLMQIFEECGNTDIEGVDSSNACYGGTAALFNCVNWVESNSWDGRYGLVVCTDSAVYAEGPARPTGGAAAIAMLIGPNAPISFESKYRGSHMAHVYDFYKPDLASEYPVVDGKLSQTCYLVALDSCYKTFCKRYEKIEGKQFSIVDADSFVFHSPYNKLVQKSFARLYYNDFLRNCSTVDKDLREKLEPFSSLSSEESYQSRDLEKVCQQVAKNLYGTKVQPTTLIPKELGNMYTASLYAAFASVLHNKHDTLAGQRIVMFSYGSGMTSTMFSLKINEGQHPFSLSNIASIMDISNKLQSRHIVPPKQFVEALKLGEHRYGAKDFVTSQDTSLLATGTYYLTHVDSMYRRFYAVKGAAAPISNGH